The following are encoded in a window of Clostridium thermarum genomic DNA:
- a CDS encoding zinc-ribbon domain-containing protein: MFCTNCGSQVADSSIFCTNCGAKIQNKQDQLSTNTGSDFGQPNTQNYTGQPYQSQTFGGQPVMAHSRIGMNAPKSKTPLFIAMGAAGVVGLVIIIFIFSRLLGGINSSPEKVVRNFFKAVSTQDGKLMLKTIYFENEEERQDFQDDIEDTEEELENLDEMLKDELGKNWINKLDIEAGKTKNVNGQTVVTVEVTANVDDEDETLSIKVIKENGKYYIDPVSLNMLY, translated from the coding sequence ATGTTCTGTACAAATTGTGGCAGTCAAGTGGCTGATAGTTCAATTTTTTGTACAAATTGTGGTGCAAAAATTCAAAACAAACAAGATCAATTAAGCACAAATACAGGTTCTGATTTTGGCCAGCCAAACACTCAGAACTATACTGGGCAACCTTATCAAAGTCAAACTTTTGGTGGACAGCCTGTTATGGCTCATAGCCGCATTGGAATGAACGCCCCTAAAAGTAAGACTCCGTTATTTATTGCTATGGGTGCTGCCGGTGTTGTTGGCTTAGTGATTATTATCTTTATATTTAGCAGGCTTTTAGGTGGAATTAACTCTTCTCCCGAAAAAGTTGTAAGAAATTTCTTTAAGGCCGTCTCCACTCAGGATGGTAAGTTGATGTTGAAAACAATATATTTTGAAAATGAGGAGGAACGTCAAGATTTCCAAGATGATATAGAAGATACTGAAGAGGAATTAGAGAATCTTGATGAAATGCTCAAGGATGAACTGGGTAAAAACTGGATCAATAAATTAGATATCGAGGCTGGCAAGACAAAAAATGTAAATGGCCAAACTGTTGTGACTGTTGAGGTTACTGCTAATGTTGACGATGAAGATGAAACTCTGAGTATAAAGGTTATCAAAGAAAACGGCAAGTATTATATAGACCCTGTCAGCTTAAATATGCTATATTGA
- a CDS encoding M42 family metallopeptidase, with amino-acid sequence MNFNRDRFLHYLRNLIAIGSPSGYTHKVMKYVESELSSLEVPYTVTNKGAIVVSFEGENKDYQRTFSAHVDTLGAMIKSIKSNGALSFVPIGGFLMASVEGENCVIETQSGKTFSGTIQSTKPSVHISGSDATDLKRVPENMEIILDEKIFSKADVENLGINVGDFVCIDTRFTVTENGFIKSRYLDDKASAAALLHCIEHIKTNNLTLPHTVNFFISNYEEVGHGATAGIPENTREFIAVDMGAPGLDQNSSEYSVCICAKDSSGPYDYDLRSKLIDICIKEEIPYKVDIYPFYGSDASAALRAGWDVKTALIGPGVFASHGYERTHMESLEATTRLVLNYCCK; translated from the coding sequence ATGAATTTTAATAGAGATAGATTTTTGCATTACCTCAGGAATCTCATTGCCATTGGTAGTCCATCCGGCTATACCCACAAGGTAATGAAATACGTAGAAAGTGAACTCTCAAGCTTAGAAGTTCCCTACACAGTTACAAATAAAGGGGCCATAGTGGTGTCCTTTGAAGGAGAAAACAAGGATTATCAGAGAACCTTTTCCGCACATGTGGATACCTTAGGAGCAATGATAAAATCAATAAAATCCAACGGTGCCCTTTCTTTTGTGCCAATCGGAGGATTTTTAATGGCTTCTGTAGAGGGGGAAAATTGCGTCATAGAAACCCAAAGCGGTAAGACTTTCAGCGGCACAATCCAAAGTACAAAGCCCTCTGTCCATATCAGTGGCAGCGACGCTACTGATTTAAAAAGAGTTCCTGAGAATATGGAAATTATCTTAGACGAAAAGATATTCTCTAAGGCAGATGTGGAAAACTTAGGAATTAATGTTGGTGACTTCGTATGTATTGATACTAGGTTTACTGTCACAGAAAACGGCTTTATTAAGAGCAGATATTTAGACGACAAGGCTAGTGCTGCTGCTCTGCTGCACTGCATTGAGCATATAAAAACTAACAATTTAACTCTTCCCCACACCGTTAACTTTTTCATAAGTAACTATGAGGAGGTTGGCCACGGTGCTACCGCCGGCATTCCGGAGAACACCAGGGAGTTTATCGCCGTAGACATGGGTGCTCCCGGTTTAGACCAAAATTCCTCAGAGTATTCTGTATGTATTTGCGCTAAGGACTCCTCCGGCCCCTATGACTATGATTTACGTTCAAAACTTATAGATATCTGCATTAAGGAGGAAATCCCCTACAAAGTTGATATTTATCCCTTCTACGGTTCCGATGCCTCTGCAGCTCTTAGAGCGGGCTGGGATGTAAAGACCGCCCTCATAGGCCCCGGCGTTTTTGCTTCCCATGGCTATGAGAGAACTCATATGGAGTCACTGGAAGCCACCACAAGGCTTGTATTGAATTATTGCTGTAAATAG
- a CDS encoding ATP phosphoribosyltransferase regulatory subunit has translation MGKWKKNIPDGTRDLLFKDCANKRYVEEVLKKIYIDRGFLEIITPTLEFYDVFDGENVWIDQEKMYKLFDNKGRILVLRPDITTPAARLAGTKLKDSFYPLKLCYCQNVFRTNEDLNGKRNEFTQSGTEIIGCSELRADLEVIVTAIKALLAVRVKNFKVELGHIGFFKGIMDELKLEQEEKEKIRKFIEGKNYATLKDFLQSKETVLGKENIEVINSLPALFGDISVLERAKELTGSSVAQKALKNIEAIYYMLESMGISEYVSLDLGMVHNIDYYTGLIFRAYIEGAGDDVLYGGRYDGLVSNFGLDVPATGFAINVDRILDVLRKQNSKIGKSITPDYIIHSDTKGLARANLLLEYITSKGYRTELSLFSAEEETIDYAAKRKIKEVLFIEGTEEVYIYNLERKVRDKFTLVEGQP, from the coding sequence ATGGGGAAGTGGAAAAAGAACATTCCAGATGGTACAAGAGATTTACTTTTTAAGGATTGCGCAAACAAGAGATATGTTGAAGAAGTATTAAAGAAAATATATATAGATAGAGGATTTTTAGAGATTATAACTCCAACCCTGGAGTTTTATGATGTGTTTGATGGTGAGAATGTTTGGATTGATCAGGAAAAGATGTATAAACTCTTTGACAATAAGGGGCGGATACTGGTATTAAGGCCTGATATAACCACTCCGGCAGCTAGGCTGGCAGGTACAAAATTGAAGGACAGCTTTTATCCCTTAAAGCTTTGTTACTGTCAAAATGTTTTCCGTACCAATGAAGATTTAAACGGAAAGAGAAATGAATTTACTCAATCCGGTACAGAAATAATAGGCTGCAGTGAACTGAGAGCAGACTTAGAGGTGATAGTAACTGCCATAAAGGCCTTGCTGGCTGTCAGGGTGAAAAACTTTAAGGTAGAGCTTGGACATATTGGATTTTTCAAGGGAATCATGGATGAATTAAAGCTGGAGCAAGAGGAGAAAGAAAAGATAAGAAAGTTCATCGAAGGCAAAAATTATGCAACATTGAAAGACTTTTTACAAAGTAAGGAGACTGTGCTGGGAAAAGAAAATATAGAGGTAATAAACAGTCTGCCGGCACTATTTGGAGACATCAGTGTGCTTGAAAGGGCAAAAGAGCTCACAGGAAGCTCAGTGGCCCAGAAGGCTTTAAAAAATATAGAAGCCATATATTATATGCTGGAAAGTATGGGAATCAGTGAGTATGTTTCTCTGGATTTAGGTATGGTCCACAACATTGATTATTATACCGGTCTTATATTCAGAGCTTATATTGAAGGCGCAGGAGATGACGTCCTCTATGGGGGCAGATATGACGGCCTGGTAAGCAATTTCGGCCTGGATGTTCCAGCTACTGGCTTTGCCATAAATGTAGACAGAATATTAGATGTGCTAAGAAAGCAAAACAGCAAAATAGGCAAGTCAATAACACCGGACTATATAATTCACAGCGATACAAAAGGCCTAGCTAGGGCCAATTTACTTCTGGAATATATAACGTCCAAGGGATATAGGACAGAGCTTTCCCTTTTCTCAGCAGAAGAAGAAACCATTGATTATGCAGCAAAGAGAAAGATAAAAGAGGTACTTTTTATAGAAGGCACTGAAGAAGTGTATATTTATAACCTTGAAAGAAAGGTAAGGGATAAATTCACATTGGTGGAGGGGCAGCCATGA
- a CDS encoding IS1595 family transposase: MSIFIRILFELIKIMDLKQLIELKDSIFELNTQLSEEEFISSISNHSTGEGKVSCPHCGSQYIVKYGLNALKNQRYKCKDCGKHFCNRTNTPMSYSKKPLEYWYQYFKLMCSTNTIRHCSSELKINIATAFQWRHKILNSLMPMLPSKLKGIVEIDEIFFIESFKGNHSKNWKFEMNRPAIKRKLSLSQRMDINKVSVLCCRDRQESMFTKVADTCKTRFPNMLSLLSDKVTAKSTLCTNNNMCYIPLAKKLDCKLYKMRDWREVKEGQYHIHNASSLGRYIKTNIHFKFRGVATKYLNFYLSWLQWLEGTKNKKIYVKLLEIISICLFSNHKLRVYEFVNLCPLPQ, encoded by the coding sequence TTGTCTATATTTATTAGAATCTTATTTGAATTAATTAAAATTATGGATCTCAAACAGCTGATTGAGCTAAAAGATAGTATATTTGAATTGAATACCCAATTGTCAGAAGAAGAATTCATATCATCAATTAGTAACCACAGTACCGGTGAAGGAAAGGTGTCTTGTCCTCATTGCGGCAGCCAGTACATAGTTAAATATGGTCTTAATGCTTTAAAAAATCAGCGATATAAGTGTAAGGATTGTGGAAAGCACTTTTGCAATAGAACCAACACCCCAATGAGTTACAGCAAAAAGCCCTTGGAGTACTGGTATCAATATTTCAAGTTGATGTGCAGTACCAATACAATAAGGCATTGTTCCTCCGAACTAAAGATAAATATAGCCACCGCCTTTCAGTGGAGACATAAAATCCTTAATTCATTAATGCCCATGCTTCCAAGCAAACTTAAAGGCATCGTTGAAATTGATGAAATTTTCTTCATCGAAAGCTTTAAAGGGAATCATTCAAAGAATTGGAAGTTTGAAATGAATCGACCTGCCATAAAGCGAAAACTCAGCTTAAGTCAGCGCATGGATATCAATAAGGTTTCAGTGCTTTGCTGTAGGGACAGGCAAGAAAGTATGTTTACAAAGGTAGCTGATACTTGTAAGACAAGATTTCCAAACATGCTTTCACTACTTAGTGATAAAGTTACTGCCAAGTCAACTCTTTGTACCAATAATAATATGTGCTACATACCTCTTGCTAAAAAGCTTGACTGCAAGCTTTATAAGATGAGAGATTGGAGAGAAGTTAAGGAAGGACAATACCATATACATAACGCCAGTAGTCTAGGCCGTTATATAAAGACCAATATTCACTTTAAGTTTAGAGGTGTTGCAACAAAATATCTAAACTTCTATTTGTCATGGCTTCAATGGCTGGAGGGGACAAAGAATAAAAAGATATATGTAAAACTTCTCGAAATTATATCTATATGCCTTTTTAGCAATCATAAGCTTAGGGTATATGAGTTTGTTAATCTTTGTCCACTACCACAATAG